A section of the Acropora muricata isolate sample 2 chromosome 4, ASM3666990v1, whole genome shotgun sequence genome encodes:
- the LOC136914663 gene encoding lipase member K-like, with translation MHWLQFSLIAANCVVLCNAGVISYIEGYFSHDDPDVKRNVTQLIASRGYDYEEHHVTTEDGFILGLQRIPRGRGEKISSENKPVVFLQHGILEDSTNWVLDSASKSFAYILADSGFDVWLGNIRGNDYSRRHVKYKPTQSIFWNWSWQEMADYDLPAMINYALQVSGEKQLFYVGHSQGTMIAFNGFADNPNLGNKVKAFFALAPVYTLNGATKIAKGSAELLYPLVKKLDPNLTFDVFPGEFFESLVKLGLCANPLSEKVCYDLMELVVGMDSANIDQSRVPVYVAHFGQGTSFKNMVHFGQVIVDKKCQKFDYGPTGNKRRYNQTTAPLCHVQDMPTPTLMYVGEKDKLGDPVDNEALKPQIKNLVHYETIKGWNHLDFLFGKDAHTLLYPKLVSTMKFKLHGNQQPY, from the exons ATGCATTGGTTACAATTTTCCTTAATCGCAGCTAATTGCGTTGTCTTGTGCAATGCAGGAGTTATTTCCTACATAGAGGGATACTTCTCTCACGATGACCCTGATGTCAAACGAAATGTG ACTCAGCTAATAGCAAGCAGAGGATATGATTACGAAGAACATCACGTTACAACGGAAGACGGCTTCATTCTTGGATTGCAGAGGATTCCGCGGGGGAGAGGAGAAAAGATAAGTTCTGAAAACAAACctgttgtttttcttcaacATGGCATTCTAGAAGACTCCACCAACTGGGTCTTAGATTCCGCGAGCAAGAGCTTTGCTTACATTCTTGCAGACAGTGGGTTTGACGTGTGGCTTGGGAACATCCGGGGAAATGACTACTCAAGGCGTCACGTGAAGTACAAGCCCACTCAATCAATATTTTGGAATTGGAG CTGGCAAGAAATGGCTGACTACGACCTCCCGGCAATGATAAACTACGCTCTACAAGTCAGTGGAGAGAAGCAGTTGTTTTATGTTGGCCATTCTCAAGGAACGATGATTGCATTTAACGGTTTTGCTGATAATCCGAACTTGGGAAACAAGGTTAAGGCCTTCTTCGCTTTAGCTCCGGTGTATACCTTGAACGGCGCCACTAAGATTGCAAAAGGCTCGGCTGAACTTTTGTACCCACTTGTTAAG AAACTTGATCCTAATTTGACCTTTGATGTGTTTCCTGGGGAATTTTTCGAGTCGCTCGTAAAGCTTGGTCTCTGTGCAAATCCATTGTCAGAGAAGGTTTGCTATGACTTAATGGAGTTGGTGGTTGGAATGGACAGCGCGAATATTGACCAG tctagAGTGCCGGTCTACGTAGCGCACTTTGGTCAAGGAACGTCATTCAAAAACATGGTGCATTTCGGACAG GTAATTGTCGACAAAAAGTGCCAGAAGTTTGATTACGGCCCGACAGGAAACAAGAGGCGCTACAACCAG ACTACCGCTCCACTGTGTCACGTGCAAGACATGCCTACTCCTACCCTGATGTACGTGGGAGAAAAAGACAAGCTAGGGGATCCAGTTGATAACGAGGCTCTCAAACCACAGATAAAAAACCTAGTGCATTACGAAACCATTAAAGGATGGAACCACTTAGACTTTCTGTTCGGAAAAGACGCACATACTTTGTTGTACCCCAAACTTGTGTCCACTATGAAATTCAAGTTACACGGAAATCAACAGCCttattga